The stretch of DNA CAGTCGGAACCatgtcttctccttcctccccttcaCCTTCACTGCCTGATTCAGCTTCATCTCCTCTACGACTTGGCCCCTCCTGCTCTTGGGTACTCATTGTCTGAGCTCCCACCTTGTTAAACACTGCAATGTGGATGACAGGTGGCCATCCTTGTTGCATTGCATTTTGCACATACGATCTCTATATCTCTGTCGAGGTCACCGGCATCAATTCCCAGATATTACCTTCTTTTGCCCAGCTTATTACCATTGACAAGGTTATATCTTGTGTTTCTGGGTTTTAGCGAAATCCCCTCATTAACCAATTGTGAATACCACCAAATGTCCTTTCAAGAGGTCTATCAATGCCCTTAACGGTGCATTTGAATTAAGTAAGATCTACTCCGCAGGGACCATACATGACATTTCTTTCTTCGTAGTACAGTCGAAACTGCACTTTATTGGCCATACCTACAATGTGAATGCACTGTTTTTTTCAACACATCTTTTACGACACTCATTTTAGTGTGCTTATGAATACATGTGTTCATACGAATTATATTGTACTATATTAAATCCTATCTGTAACTACATTTTTAACTACAtcgtttttaattttgtaaattcaaatataacttACATTAACTTGGCAGTAAACACTATTCTACTTAACTATGTCATTAACTTTTAACAATAATAAGTCCATGCAATACTTGATTGTAggtttgattatattttaactataagcgataaatcatatttaacttTCAGTGTTAATAGTACGGTACCAACGAGCaatcattgtattttaattatgtaaGCGACAATAATAAGAACATGCTAACAACGACAAAAAATATAGCTTTACATTAACTTAAATATGCTTAACAATTTCCTTAACTAcaacataaactatttttgttttctatttaatGTAATTATGTTTTACTATGTCTTTTTacactataaataatttttgtacACGCTAGGTTATACCATTAGTAAGTTATACCATTGCTAAATCAGTTATGCACTAAATAAGTTTCTAAATTATACATCTAAACTTTATACCTATAAAGTTAAGACTCCTATTtgtaaagtttatacatatatgaaaaaatctTTGTACATGTAAACTTGTACATGTAAActtcatataatatatacacacacaaactctctacataaatatataatattatatatacataaaaaatatagatatatacttattatagaaaaatctttatacatataaatttatacatgtaaactttatacctataaagttaaaacccctatttataaagtaaaaaaaaaagcaaagaaaagTACTGCATACAGTCAAATTGGGCCGCAACAGGAGGTGGGCGGTGGACCGGCCCAGTGCCGCGCCCGAATTAGTCTTTTCGGTTTTTGCTTCGTTAAAACCGTTGGGcaaacgccgccgccgccgccactcctccaccggcgacagcggcggatAGCCCCCTCCGGCAGCCATGTCCTAGCTCGTCCTCCTCTGCCGCATCTCGGCCCACCACCACTGCGTGGGCcacagaagcagaagcagcggCAACCGCCTCCTCAGTTCGGCCTCCAAGTTCGCCAAGAACACCAAAAGGAACGCCGCCGCGCACCACGGTAAGGCGCCGCAGCCGAGGATGAAGGGCATGTCCAGCATCAAGTTCCCCAAGCTTACCAAGCCCGACTCCTGCCTCAGCACCGACGACGTGCTCTGACaacctctcttcctcctcggaCGATCCATCACCACGAGAGATCGACATGTACTCATCTCTGTTCTTACACTGTCAAGGAACTATGGAATGGAATAGCTAGTTGTGTATTCAGACATGGCACGGCGATAtgcacgtcgtcgtcgtcgtcgtcgtcgtctttgTACTACTGTATACTAGTGTTGATGTACGTAGTAGAGTTGACCACACACTTTTCAGTCGACCAGAAATGTGGCCGAGATATGGTGTGCACGCTGTGTGCTGCAGCGTCGGCGTGAGTACTGTGGCTGATCGCTAGGACATACGCATGCTGTAATTAGTTCAATTCGAAATTTTCATGATCAGTACCGTTTCATGATCTGTGCTTGCTGCTTGCTGTGTGCTACACACACTTAAAGTACCATAGCAATTTTCTCCGAAAGAGAAAAGGGAGGACCATGTCCAATATCTAACGTACCCAAATTTGATCCTAACTatctttatttaaaataaacgtTCAAAAATGATTATCGTCCGTATGTGTTTGTATTCTAACAGATCATTCATATTATCTCATTTGTATCACACACTGGCAcacaattatattattaatatatgtcaACTACACATTTTCTCTCTAACATATATACCACTGAACATATAGTTTTTAATCCCCACTTAGAGTGAGGAGATAAACTCCAAATTTGGAGTTTCTATCATCCAAGGATGATGGCTAAAAACTGATGATGTGTTGGAGGGATTGCCGAACCAcgtttttttagtatttgttATCTATTTTGTCGATAATGGATGAGCTAGTAGGTGTACTCTTGCACGTACACGCCCCTGTTAATCTGCACAAATATTTCATATgtataaacattatatatataactttctTTCTATATACACTCTTTGCTTTTTTGACGTCAttgaattttagttttaaatttgatcattcatttgaatttttatccaaatatacaaaattagaagttgtgcttaaagtttctatagtaataaatctaatcataataaaataattaatataataattatataattttttgaataagacaaacagtcaaacgtagatttaaaagtcaacggtcttaaataaaaaagagagtataaaatttgtgcATATAATCTTTTAGTGTATAATCTCTATAGATATGttttgaagttgatgtttttcctattagaTACTTTATATAGCTTAAATTTGTATAAAGATAAAACTTTATTCAATAACCACAAAACTTTATATAGTGTCTATGAGGCCGACCCTCTGGAACGCCGCAAAATGAATGTTGGAACGCCGGGTGGTGGATTGAGGGGCGCTAGCTGCCGGTGCTAGCCAAGACAAGGATTGTAAGAGAAGTATAATAGCACCctataagctggctaaatgTTTATGTAGAGAAGagtggggaggagagagaggagaagtgAGCTGTAATCTTATAGTCAGTTTAGACATAAGAACTCAGAACTGTGTGAAAGAGACACGTGGGTCTTgtatttaatgataaagagctaactattgtatgagtgAACTAatagcaagttcaatagtatagccaagtactagctctaattcatctatagtcaatctaatagccaattcatacaatagttttctacaaaacattaatatatgatcccacatgtcatacacacattttatctTGGAGCCAGTGTGCAGCTCTCTTcactcttatctctttaaaatatgcttatagctggtttatagcctgctattgtacctgctcaaagagaagactataagaaccttatagccagcttattagctatattattagatcaggtacaatagcagtcTATATGCTGACtgtaaacatatattaataagataagagaggagagacaAGAGTAGTGGgctatagatttgtagccagctgcagcacggactctaagacgcagtgtgtgtatgacaggtgggacatagtagtatatgttttataggtgactatcgtatgaattgactattagctaGATTGACTGTAGATGAATTGGAACAGTAGTGTGTAGCCGCCGGGGGTACTATTTGGGGACAACTTGCATGAAGAAGAAAGATGATATGGTGTGTTCAGCTATGCAGACAAGTTAACTAACCcactctcgttttccgcgcgtatatttcccgaactactaaacggtgtattttttataaaaaatttctttagtaaagttattttaaaaaatcgtattaatctattatatatattttttaataattaataattaattaatcatgtactaatctattaatacgtttttcatgccactcataagttaactaatgCCCTTCCATCCGAACGGGGCCCATCACCACCGTGAATATGCACGGTGGTTGTGCATTATGACTTGATTTGGGAACGAGCTAGCTAAGCGACCCGATTAAGCCGAGCCGAGCGCATCGTTGGATTAGCAAAAAAGTTTCCACGCGTTGGCCATCCGAGTCCCGGAAGAAAATCTTTTGGTCATCTGCTCACAACCTCACACAATGCTCTGAATCCCTCAGGTTGAATTTGATTCTTGGTGGTTCAGCTACACTCCAGCGGAGAGGGTACCACGCTTTTCGTGATCTTAATCGATTGGAACAATTGGGATCTTGACAGCTTTCCAGGTTTGTACACAGTCCTTTTGcctacccccccccccccctacaCCCAGGACGAAAATGCATGGTGCTAttaggaaaattgttttaagcTCTTAAAGGAACATCCCCTCTCGTCacatgcaagttaaaatatccatgacaaaaataacaaatatatgattataagtatgtgtatactatttctagtttaatttgttatttttgttatgaattataGAAGTCGtattttaacttgcatgtttatgtagtgatatatcacatattaatctatctttactttttttcgtattttttaataactatttggaTAACATATCATAAATAAGAAGCCAACGAGGGGATGTCCTCTCGAGAGTTTAGAATCCACGCCGATGCTATTATCGATGCACACAGGTTTGTAAAACAGACACAGGAAGCACCAGGCATCCAACTAACATTCAGACATTGTAGATTCTGCATTTGAGCTAAGAACCTCACTTTCTCAGTTAACTCCGCTGGAAGCTTTGCATGTAGGAAATGAATTCAACAGGGAAAGAAGATTGCCAgagcaaaagaagaaaaagttgACTGCATGCAAATCCACATTGGACAAAACAAAGTAAATTATGAACGCATATCAACAGAAAATGAGTTCAGATGTTAGTCGATTTGTTTCATTTCTGCAGTTATGCTTTGACCTTCAAGTAAAACTAGCTCAGTAGCTcattatatatttcataacGAGTTGTTCAATGAGCTACCAAATTCGAAAACCACAGTTACATCCTACGCATAAAATATTTAGCTCATCCAGTGAAATTCTTCGCTCCATCTAACTGAATGCCTAATTAAGCACTGACAAGTCTACTTTCGCACCTAATTACCCatctttacaaaaaaaaaaatcacgtcATACAAGACCAACCATTTTACATGCAACTTCATAGAAAATGACTAGGGACTAGAAGATAGCAGGCACAGAAATTTGAATCACACAATTATTTCAAGTCACAAAAAAGGAGTTCTTCCCACTGGAAAGGAGGACACCTAGCACAACAACATTTCAGCTACCACTGCAGATTTAACAAGTAAGTAAGGGAGCTTGTTCTTACAGGAATACAGGCGTCTTTCATGCCTCTTACGCACCTTGAGTTCAATCATCATTTTGGTGCTTCTCGGGCACCTTGGATAGCACCCAGTTGTGATTCGAAGAATTCTACTGCTGCTTCACCCGCGCTTATGGTTCCTTGAGCATGGACCCATAGCCACAGTTCAGCTTCACCGTCGGTTTGGTGTTCCAACTGTACTTCTCCTTCGGCACCTTGAATGGCCTCATAATCTTGAGCAGGTTCTTGTTCAGGTCTTTTGAAGCCTTGAATTGCTTCTAGCTGTGATTCCATAAACTCTACAGCTGCTTGACCCGCACTTACTGTTCCTTGCGCATAGATCCATGATCTTGAGTCACCTTCATCATCAGATGAGCCATCATCAGACAGCAGTGATTCCTGCTCGGGACCATCATTTCTACCTGTTAAGACAGTCAATCAATCCgagagtaattttataaaagcAAATCAAAGACAGTGTATCTAGGAACTGAAGTTGGTATATACAAATAACTTACCACAAAAACAATCCTGGAGGGGAGATGGAACCACCCATGCATGCCATCTTGCATGAAGTACACCGTTGCACGGCTGGAATTTGTCCGACAGGCATGTACGCATGCTGCGTAAATCCACCGCGAATAGTACATCTTCTTGCATCAAGTAAACCACTCCACACCTCATAGGATCAACCAGCGCAATCGCTGGGACCTTCCCTGGCCTCAGTCCGGATGCCTTGTAGGTCTTGTCtacccatatgtcatacaaaTTAATCTTGAACTTGCATATCCATCTCGGATCCTGTGACTCAACAGCCGTCCATAAGCTAAGCACATCGGACGCAATCTGAATGAAGCATAACTTTCCTTCGGTGAGCTTGATACCACGACACTTTTCGATGTTGTGGCTTGATCTGGCATTCACTCGGGTGATCTGGCAGGTTTCAGGAAGGGGAATGTACCCCATGCCTGGCTTCTCAGCGGACGGGTCACAACATAGAACACCTAATGCAAGATCAATGAAGTACAGCTTGTCGTTATGGGTGATGACACCGCCTTGGCCGCCCCAAGCCAGGGGGTGTGGACAGGTGGTAAGGGGCTTAGCCATCCAACCACTGCTCGCAGATGCAGAGCTCCAGCAAATAAGTTCCATGGACTTTCTTCCCGTGGTCGGTTTGGCACGGAGAAGGTAGGCCACCATGGAGTGGCCTGAGCGGGAGTCTTGAATTACGCCAATGCTGCTGGTGGCGTCTCCACGAGGTTCTTGTCTGGACTCCGTGGCGAGGAAGGGGGGAAGTCGAGTAGCAGCGCGGGTGTTCGAGTCGCAAACGAAGAGAATGCCACTAACGGTGGAGATGAGTATCAATCGAGAGTGTACCGCAATTATGTGAGGAGCGCTAGCATGTGGCGGGGCGAGGGAGACGATAGTGCGGGCCCGTGGTACAGTGAAGCTGACCATGTCCTGGCCTGATTGAATGAGCCGCCCTGCGATAGAGAAGGCGCTTGTACGCGGAGGCAATTCGAGCTTGAATCTGAAGTCGTCGCTGGGGGGGAGGAGGTTGACGTTGACGCGCGATATGCTTGGCAGTATCACCCACGGGCAGTGCGGCGCACGAGGCCGCGgcgcctgctcctcctccgccgccggagcaggATCTCCCTCCTTGTTCGCCATAGGATGCGACGACTTCTTTTTGGCCATGGTGGACGGTGGTGCGGGTGGGTGGCGGGCTGGCGATCGGCGAAGATTATCTGTCTCGGGCCTCGGGTTTATGGGCTATGGccgaaggggaggggaggggttTATATTGTCTCGACCTTGCGGTGGCCATGCCGTGGAGAGGAACAAAGGAGACGCGCCACGTCAGCCGAACAACCGGACAGGAGTCTAGAAAGTTCTAGTACCTTCGGTTGCTTGCTTCCTGCTGGTGGGGTCAGCTGGATCCAGCCTGGCACCGCGAGCCGGCCCAGATAGGCCCAGTTCAGCTAGGAGACGCGTCCTCGAGGGTGGGACACATCATCGCCGGGAGGGTTAATCCGCGTGCGGTCGGTCGCCCTCCCGACGCGCGATCGCCTTCCGtatgaaattttgatattttgatctttttaaaaaaattattttacaaatagaaaaaaaaacttacatttTTATCACGCCAACACCATTAGCGTCGTTGGGACGGCGTCAATGTCATTCACGTTGTACtatacgacgacgacggcgccaatGACATTAGCACGGTCAAAAAGATCTATTTATACCATAAGTTTTTTAGtggtctatttgtaaaataagtttttaaaaaggaccaaaatgtGAAAATTACAGCGTCTTCTATGGTATAAGTAAAGTAGTATGTAtagtatacatatacatacgtacgcgtgtgtatatatatatatatatatatatatatatatatatatatataatttactcGTATAAACTTTACACGTATTAACTTTAGGCATATAAAAGTTAcctctatatatacacacagtTACACACACATACTTGCTTACTTTAGCCGATAGGGGATTTAAAACTCTCGAGGGGACGTCCTCTCGTATATTATAcgatatctaaataattattaaaaaatataaaataagatatattaatatgtgatatatcattataaaaacatgcaagataaaatataacttctacaatccataataaaaataacaaattaaactttaaatagtatacacatactcataatcatatatttgttatttttgctatgtaTTGTACAAATCACATttgaacttgtatgtttgtatagtgatatactacctctgtttcgtaatgtaagatgtttgatttttttgttgcaatgttggatcatttgtcttatttaaaaaattataaaaatatcatttgttttgcttgtgactcactttattatcaaaagaactttaaacatgacttgtctttttttatatttgtattaaatttttgaataagacaaatggtcaaacattgcaaccaaaaaaatcaaacattttacattatgaaacgtaGGTAGTATCATATATTGATCTATCTTCACaaatgttttcatatttttatgactatttggaTAGCATACAATAAACAAAGGGATGTCCCCACCAGAGTTTAAAACAATTTCCCTACTTTAGATATAAGCTTTATACGCATAAAATTTAGACATACAGATTTTATACACACAAACTTTTAatacatgcaaactttatacatacaatCTCTCCatataaaaatctttatacatataaatttatacgtataaactttatacataaaaactctctctctatatacatatatagaaactctccatataaaaatatttatagatacaaatattatatatacacaaaaaaataaaaaaatatacataatattgacaaatctttatacatataaatttgtgtaaactttatatctataaagttaaaaccCCTAT from Oryza brachyantha chromosome 12, ObraRS2, whole genome shotgun sequence encodes:
- the LOC102710169 gene encoding uncharacterized protein LOC102710169, which translates into the protein MAKKKSSHPMANKEGDPAPAAEEEQAPRPRAPHCPWVILPSISRVNVNLLPPSDDFRFKLELPPRTSAFSIAGRLIQSGQDMVSFTVPRARTIVSLAPPHASAPHIIAVHSRLILISTVSGILFVCDSNTRAATRLPPFLATESRQEPRGDATSSIGVIQDSRSGHSMVAYLLRAKPTTGRKSMELICWSSASASSGWMAKPLTTCPHPLAWGGQGGVITHNDKLYFIDLALGVLCCDPSAEKPGMGYIPLPETCQITRVNARSSHNIEKCRGIKLTEGKLCFIQIASDVLSLWTAVESQDPRWICKFKINLYDIWVDKTYKASGLRPGKVPAIALVDPMRCGVVYLMQEDVLFAVDLRSMRTCLSDKFQPCNGVLHARWHAWVVPSPLQDCFCGRNDGPEQESLLSDDGSSDDEGDSRSWIYAQGTVSAGQAAVEFMESQLEAIQGFKRPEQEPAQDYEAIQGAEGEVQLEHQTDGEAELWLWVHAQGTISAGEAAVEFFESQLGAIQGAREAPK